The genomic window CCGTGGCCGGATTCGCCTCATGACGATCGCGGTATTCGTTTACGGCAGCTCGAGGGTAATCGCGGTCGACATCAAACCCACCATTCTGTTCCACCGGGCGACTATGGTGGAGAGCTTGCAGGAAAGCGGTTTTGCCCGATTCATTCTGTCCCACCAGCACGGTAACTTTCGGATCAATCGAAACGGGGCTGCTGTGGTGAATCGAACGAAAATTTTCGACGACGGCACTGATCAACTTCATAGGAAACGGTACCTGTTGAGAATGGACATTTTGCAACTGAGTTAGGATACAATCCCACCCACGCTGTGGTGCTGGCAATTAGTTTACATGTGAGATGATTTCTAGGGTGCACGCACGATGCTTCCATTTGCGACCCACGTACGTCGGGAGTACAATAATGCAGAATGAAAGTCTGCAAAAAAATGCAATAGGTCGAGATTGTGCCCTACATTGAAGACATTACCGAACCACTGATTCACGTGCTGACGCACACAGGGGGCCTGCCGATTCATCAACTTGCCGGCCACATGGCTAATTTTGAATTCTGGGTGGGTGAAGTGAGACATGCCTTTGATGTGATTGATGGCTATCAGACAAGATTCAAGAAGATGACTCAAGCCGAAAAAGACAATGCTGGCCGTCGCATTCCACCGATTAGACGTGGGATAAAACATCTCGAATTGAACGATCTGCGCGTTCGCCTCGCGAATGCAATGTATCACATACTTCAACGCAGTTTCAAAGAAAAACTGATTACAGAACTACAGCTTCAACAAGCAGGAGACACTTTGGGACTTGATATCCGGGAGATCAAACGCAAAAGTCCATTGACATGAAGTTATGATGAGATGAGCCTCAACTGAAGCAACAAGTTTATCAAACAATAGAGGTAAAAATGAAAACTTGCTTCCTGCTTTTCTGCTTGATCTACTCAAGGTAATTACATTTCCTTAACTTCAAAGCCGCTAGCGATACCAGTAGTGAGCCGGCTGGCTGATTATCACACAATTCAGAATTCAAAAATTCATCCGTTGGTAAACAGCCTGATGTATGCTTCTTGCATTGGCGCATCATGTGTTGGTTTGACAGATGCCAAAGGACTCACAGTTCCCTAAATAGAAGACATTATCGAGCCACTGATTCACGTGCTTACACTTCAACCACCCAGAATTCAAAATTAGCCATGTGGCCACTAAGTTGATGAATCGACAGGCATGTCTTTGATGTGATTGTTGAAAATTCCATCATCAACACAAGTGTTATGTCGGAAAAGTAAACGGCAAAGATCACAAAAATGAATTGTCTGTACTATTTTGCTCAGTTTGAGGTCGAAGTAGTTGGGCTTTACCAGGTAAGTCTGTGTGGATTTTTTTCTGCATCTCGAATTTGCTCCACACTCATGAAGTAGTCTGAGAGTCCCGTGAACAAAACTAACGCCATAATGATTCCTAAAGGCAACATACACATGTGCATTACTGTCAGAACATAAAGTAATGGTACCACTTTTCGCCTGCCAAGAAGTCCAGCAATGCCGCCCACAACTCCAACCAATCCAAGTATGGAAAGAAATATCCCTATTTCAAAGTCGTCCTTCTCAGTTGGATTCAATATTGCGATGATTCCACCAATAAACAGGCAACTATCAACAAAAACAATTAAAAATAGTACCGCTCGTACATTGCGATAGGTTGAATAGTTCCCTGGTTGCAGAACATCTCTGGCTCTTACCAAGAGTACACCTCTTAAATTTAGGTAGTTGAATTAACACTGTATAAGGAAAACTGTTAGAAAAGGCCATCAAGGCTTTTGGATTACAGATCATAACTGGGAAAAGATACCTTAATTGTGGCGAACTAACACGAGAGAGTCCACTATTTTGGATGAGCAGGAATTATTCATAAGCTCCGCCACTGCTTCAAAGCTGGTTTTGCTATTCGTCTCAATTCAAAGTAGCGGATCTGGTGGAAACTTGTATCAGGATCGATCTGAAAAAAGTGACTGGAGTGGGTGTTTTCAGCAAATGTCGACCCACCAAGGATGATAGTGGCGACTACAATTTAATGGAACTTCTTGGAAATGAATTCGCCTGTCGAGCACCAGAAAGAAAATTCTTCACTGTTTTTTAATCTTTGTAGCCGATAAAATAATGAAGTGATTTTCACTTGTCCATCATTTCTTTCTTTTGTGAGACAAAACGAATGACCTCTCTTCCAATTCGTGGTCGTCGGGGCTTTACCCTGATTGAGTTGCTGGTGGTAATTGCGATTATCGCCATTTTAATTGGGCTGTTACTGCCAGCTGTGCAGAAGGTGCGGGAAGCGGCGAATCGCGCATCGTGTACCAATAATTTCAAACAGTGGGGGATTGCGATGCACGCCCACCACGATACGGTGGGTACCCTCCCATATGGTGCACGTAGTAACCCCCGCACCACCTGGGTGGTGCAGTTGTGGTCTTATGTGGAAATGGGCAATGTTGCCAATCAATACAACATCAACACCCACTTCTACGCTGCACCAAATACCATTACCAGCACCCACAACGGGCCGCAATCGGCCACTTCAAAGGTGTATTACTGCCCCAGCGACCGTGGGGGCCCAGCCTATGCCACTGGCGATATTTACTGGCGGGCACGTGGTAACTATGCAGTCAACTGGGGGCCGATTCGTCAACCCAGTGCCACACTGGCACCGTTTGCTGCACCATTCGGTTACCGGAATAACGCCAGCCGAGACCAACCATTGACTTCACGTTTTGCCGATATCACGGATGGCACGTCAAACACGTTGATGATGTCCGAACAGATTATGTTCAGTTCAGATAACAATGTTGACTGGCGTGGTGATATGTTGAACGATGATGACCAGTGCGGGCGATTCATGACGCTGGATCAGCCAAACAACGGGATCGACGAGATCCGGGCTCCGTATTGCACCAATATGCCTGCACAAGGCCTGCCCTGTACCACCAGCAATAATGGGAAAGTTTCTGCCCGCAGCCGCCATACCGGTGGGGTGAATGTGGCTCTGTGCGATGGGTCCGTACGATTTGTTCGCAACGGAATCACGCTGGCCGCCTGGCAGGCAGTCAGCACCATGAATGGTGGGGAAACACTGAATCTGGATTAAAACAACCTCATGAGTTTTTTTCTCATAATATTTATTTGAACCAGTATTCGGGTAGATTTGGCAGCGTCCCACGCAGAATTTCCAGAATTGCCGTTTTATCAGCTTTACTGAGGTGCTGGTACGCACGGTCAGAATCCTGGTCTGTCAGAATCTGATAGAGTCGCTTCAGCACATATTCCGCTATTGGTGCGGGTAACTTCTGAAAAGAATCGGAATAAATTAGGTAACTGCAGGGATATTTCAAGAGCCTGCGTTGCAGATCAAGCTGGTACAGCGATCGCCCTTCTTTGTCGTGCGGCCCACGTTTGGAAAAATCGTCTGCATATGTGGTGGTGCCCTTTATCGGATCGGTCAGCCGATATTCTTCCGAAAACAGCAGACATTCCAGCAAACTATCCCCCACCGACTTGATGCGGGATTTCGTCGAATCCAGCATCGTATCAGGAGGTTCTTTCAATGCTTTTAAAATTTCTGTTTGCTGATGGATCGCCAGCCGGGTTTCCAGCGTGGCACGGGCAATTCGGTTGTGCATACTCGTCTGGTGGGCCAACACCATCAGTACCACCAGATCACTGTGGGGGGTTAAGTACATCGCCGACGTAAAGCGCTTGGACAGGCTGGTCAGATTCTGAGCATCGTCAAACACCGGCTTTTCCTGCCGTGCTTCGTTGCTGGTGAATATCTGATTTCCAAGATGACGTTGATTTCCGTGGGTGCCAGTGACGTACCACCCACCAAAACGTTTGGAAAAATCGCTGGTCGCATCGGTGCGATACGAACCCGAGGCGAAATTGGGATCGCCACGTCGGTCTGGAAAGAGTGATCGCATCAAATGACCTGGTTTTCCGTACAACGCCGACGAGGAATGACAGATCGTGCAGGAATCTACTTCCCGCACAAACCTCGGTTTTTCGGATTGGCGTTGCTCCATGGAATAAAAAACAGTGCCTAATTCGGGATCGGCGGTCGAAATTTCCAGCACCTTGCCACGCCAGCAGAACCCCACGTACGTATCATCGTTGAAATAAATCGCCCGAGGGGTCTTCGGCGTAATGTAATTCCGCTGCAAACTGGTTTTGGAAAATACCAGCGTCTGAGAAGATTCTGGTATTTCCAGAGCAGCCAGCACACTTTTCAGCCAGCCATGGTCTTCCGTGTAGGCCAGCGAGATTTTTTTCTTGCGCAGACTTTCCTGCAGACGTTCGATGGCGTTATTGGGCTGCGATTTTGAGTAATAAATGGGGGCGTTTTCCAGTTCATCTGCCATGGCAGCCATTGAAAATATCAGGCAGACGGTGCTGAAAAGTGTTCGATGCATGGTTGGACCCCTAAATTGGACAATCTTGTCCACATTAGCAGTTTAGCTGAATCAAACCCTGGGGTCAAGTTCTTGATTTGCTGCTGCCTCTTTGACAAGACCGCAGAAGCAGTTCAGTGAATTACCTGTTTACTGGTTCCCTTTGGGCTGGTTTCGGGTGTAAAATGATTTCATGGCGAAATTCTTCACTCTTCTTCTGATCGTAGTTTGTACCAATGTTGTCGTCGCACCTGATGCGCTGGCACAGCAGCGAGCACCCACCCGCGAGCCTTTTGAAGATGCGGTTGATCGTGGCCTTGAATGGCTGTCGAAAAATCAATCGCAGGATGGTTCCTGGATGACTGGGCGGGCCTTTGGCAACATCAATCAGGGACGGGGGATTCGCGAACCAGCCGTGACCGCACTGGCAGTGATGGCATTTCTTTCCGCAGGACATGTGCCTGGTGAAGGGAAATATGCCGAAGTGATCGACAAAGGCATTCGCTATGTGACCAGCAGCCAGCATCGGAACGGCCTGTTTGCCGCCCAGCCCACCAGTCAGACGATTATGTACTCGCACGGAATCTGTACGCTAATGCTGGCAGAAGTGATCGGCATGATCAATTCGCGAGAAGTGGCCGATCGATACCGCGAACAACTGGTGGCAGCCATTAAGCTGATCCGTGCTGCCCAATGCACCAATGGGCTCGACAGTGGGGGTTGGCGATATCGGCTGCAGTCATTGGATTCCGATATCAGTGTCACAGGCTGGCAGGTGATGGCGTTGCGGGCCGCACGCAATGTGGGGTGCGACATCCCCACTGATACGATCGATGGTGCGGTGGAATATATCAAACGGTGCCACGACCCTCTATCAGGTGGGTATCGTTACATGCGGTCCGCTCAGGTGACAGTGCCGTGCACAGGCACCAGTGTGCTGGCACTGGAACTGTGTGGCAAAGAGTTTCACCTGTCTCTGGAAGCCCGCAGGGCAGGGTCGTACATTTTGCGGACAGAAAACCGCCTGACTCAGAATCGCCCCCACTTTTTTTATGGTATCTACTACACGTCGCAGGCCATGTTTCAACTGGGTGGTGGCTACTGGGCCAGTTATCGTAAAGTATTACACCAGTTACTCTTAAGCGATTTTTCACCTGCGGAAGGTGGTTACTGGACCAGCGACAGTTGGGATGACCGGATTTACGGAGTGAACTACTGCACCGCAATGGCAGTGTTAGCCCTGACAGTAGAGTACCGCTTTTTACCCATTTACCAGCGAAATGAAGAGCCCGAAACACCCGATGAGGATTAAATTTCTGTTTTTGTGCCCGTTTTCCTGTCCTATACTTCAGCCGGAGAACGAACGATGACAAATCAGGAATGGATGGATCTGCTCCGCAGTATCCCGGAAACCGAACATACGAAACTGGTTGTGGTGCTCAATACGGGTATCGAGTACACCATGGATACGTTATTTCGCCTGGAACCCAATTATCTGGTGATGCGCGGTCGACAAGCGGGCACCACCGATGAAGCCCGGGCGTTTTTCATCCCGTATTCTCATATGGTGCTGCTAAAACTCGAGAAGGAAATCACGCTCGAAGAGTTGACGAATATGATCGACAACGGCAAACCGTGGACAAACCCACGCATCTCGTCCCGCAGGTTGCCACGACCGGAAGTGATTCCCGCACCCGAACCGAAAGAAGCCCCTGTGGTTGACCCAGCGACCGCTTCGAAAATGCTGATCGACCGGATTCGTGCCGCTCGGGCAACAGGTGGGCACTCCCCAGCGGCAAACGGCCCTGCATCAGTGACCGCCAAAGATTAATTTTTGCTCATTTCTTAAATAGAATTCCAATATCGCCTGGCAAAAAGGCGGAAATCTGAACACATCACTCGACAATCCTGGATTTTGGCCTTATCCAGTTCAGATTGCAATGTTGCCTTGTTCCGCGGTGTTATTTCTTTTTGGGTTTCTCAGCAGACTGGAGCAATTCTTTTGCCAACCAGAGACGACGTTGCAGATCAGCCGTTTTCAGGGCGTTACGCAGTTCGCCGATTTCGCGACCATCAAGCAGATTGGGGTCGACAGGCTTTTTCTGGGTGTACTTTTCATACATTCCAGCCATCGTCCAGGTATCACTGCGCTGAGTGGCAAATGGTAAATCCGTATGGTCCAGCGATTTCAGATTTGCCAGCGGATTTCGGCCCCACGCATAGCGAAAGTACCGTGGTTCTGGCACCAAAGGGCTGGTGAGCACAATCATGCTGCGGTTTTGCTGGGCCTTGCCCTGGCTGTCTTTCTTAGTTAGCCATTCGGCTTTTGCTGGCTGAAATAAACCATCGGGACCAGCAATCGCAAAACCTTCAATTGCTCCATCGTTGAACGGCCCAGCAGGACTATCCAACTGCAAGCGCATTTCCCCAGGCTCCAGAAACATTTCCTTCAGCATGGGTGGGAGCCAGCGAATCTGCTTAGCCATGCCATACTGGGTGGCTAACGCCCAACGTGAAATCCTCTCTCCCACGGGAACTTTGATCTGGGGATGATACCACGACCGACGCTGGTCGAAGCTACTGGCAAAACCAATATTTTTGTCCCCAGCTTTGTACAACTCCAGAAAAGTCTGGTACTGCACCGCACGGATGAAGATTCCCTCATCAACCATTCTTTCCAGATAATCATCCTGATCCTGGGGATCGCCAGCAGTGCAGAGCGAAATAATTCCGAAGGGCAGCTGGGGGTCCTGGAATGCCGCACGCCAGGCATCAATCATTTTGGCAAATAACTGATGGTACATGACATGCCCATTGGGCTGAAGTGCGTTGTTATACCCCTGATGCCAGATCACCCCTTTTACCTGAAAACCTGCAATAGGTGCCAGCATACTGGCGTAACAGTTTCCTGGCCGATTCTGATCAAACGCAGGTCCTGGTTTCAGATCGGAGGGGGCAACGGAATTGGGTGGTAATTCCTTCCCCTGGGCCTTCAGGCGGGCTGCCCGGTCCTGAAAGTTCTTGATTCGCTGTTCCAGATCTTTCTGTGGGTCAAATGCTGCTACTTTGGCATCCCACTCTGCCAGTTTTGCCTTTACTTCCACGGTATCGACCGTTTTCAGCACTTCGGTGGGGATCCAGGTTTCTAAGGTGGTGCCCCCACGTGACACATCCACAATACCAATTGGAACCTGAGTCGCCAGGTGGATCCGTCTTGCGAAGACAAAACCAATCGCCGACATATCCCGTACGGTCTCTGGGGTGCAGAGATCCCAATATCCCTGGCGGTAATGCCGACTTGACCAATCGCTCCACTGATAGAGGATCGGGAACGATTTCTGAGGTTCGAAACCATTCAGGTGGGGCATTGTAAACAGCCGAATATTCTTGAAATTGGCAGATGCAATCTCCAGATCGCCATTATCGACCTTGGCAATTTCAAATTCCATGTTGCTCTGCCCGCTGAGCACCCAGATATCGCCAATCAGAATGTTATCCCGTTCGATTTTCTGCTTCTGGCCTTGCACCAGCAGCTTTGTGGGAGTACTGCTGGCCTGCATCGCGGGCAGTTCGACCTTCCAGGTGCGATCCGCTGCCGCAATGGCCGATTGAGTTTGTTCGCCAAAGGTAACTGAAACTTTTTCACCCGCTTCGGCCCAGCCCCAGATTCGGATTGGCTTTTCCCGCTGGATGACCATCCCGGATTGAAACATGTTGTGCAGGATCAGCCCTTCTGCCTGGGCGGGAATATCCACCCGATCCTTCCCACGTTCCAATTTTTCCTGGGCAGACAGAAACGAACCAAGCGAAGCCCACAGAACCACCAGAAAGATGTTATTTTTCACTGTTTTTTTCCAAAATGGGATCAGTAGCACCTGCTTTTTGTTTACATAACTGTTTGAGTGGGACAACTGAACGTTGAAATTGGGTCGAATAGACGGCACCTTCACCGGTGGGGTCCAAAAAAGTATTTATTTTTTGGCGAGGTAGTCTATCATTGGATAAGAAGGCCCCACAATAGATGAAAACTCTCTCATGCTTGATGATTATCTGGGCAAAAAGGTCATTATCGATTTTCAAAGTCCGTACGTGTGTCTGGGCACGCTGGTGAAGTACGATGCGGAATTCTTTGAAGTGAAAAACGCCGATTTCCACGATTTGCGGGATACCGATACCTCGCGGGAGAACTACATCGCCTCATCACTGGTGACGGGAATCAAACGGAACCGTCGCAAAGTACTTGTTTTCCGTTCCGACGTGGTGGCGATTACGTTGTTTGAATCGTTTGCCGATATCTGAGTCCTGGATGATACGAACCAGGTAATTTCCCACCTCAGAATCAAAGTTTTTTTCAAAATTTTTGAAACAATTTGGGATTCATAGCGTATATTAATATACAGTATCACGATTCCGGGATAGTCACCTGGGGTGATGCTGTCAGTTCCATAATCGCTGGTGTGGATTTTTCTACCACCAGCAACGCATTTCCGTTACACTTCACGGATTGTTTAGGAATCTGTTACAACATAGGAGCGACCGATGAAAAACCTCTCTCGTCGACAAGTACTGCATGCCACAAGTGGCCTGGCAGCGATTGGTTTATTTCCCCACGTGGGCTTTACGGAAGAAAAACCATTACCCCCTGTTCGCCTGGGCTTTATTGGTGTGGGCACGATGGGCCGTGGCCACCTGGGTGGTTTTCTGGGGATGAACGATGTGCACGTTGTGGCGGTGTGTGATGTGGTGAAGGAACGCCGCGATGATGCCCAGAAGCGGGTGCTTGATCGCTACAAAGCAGCAAAGAAAGGCACTCCACCAGAATGTGCCTCGGAAAGCGATTTTCGCAAAATCCTGGATCGCAAAGATATCGATGCGGTGGTGATCGCCACACCAGATCACTGGCATGCCATACCAGCGATTCTGGCAGCACGGGCGGGCAAAGATATCTATTGCGAGAAACCGCTGACCCACAATATTGCTGAAGGGCGGGCGATTGTCAACGCCGTCAAGAAAGCTGATGTGATTTTTCAAACGGGCAGCCAGCAACGCAGTGAGTTCGGCAATCGCTTTCGACGTGCGGTGGAGTACGTTCGTAATGGTCGCATCGGCAAGTTGAAACGAGTAGAAATTGGCGTGGGCGGTCCGGCAGTGCCATGCACTTTACCCACGCAGGAAATTCCGGAAGGCACCGATTGGGATACCTGGGTGGGGCCTGCAGCGATGCGGGGATACAACGAAATTCTCTGCCCGAAGGGGATTCACAAGCACTTCCCCGCCTGGAGAAACTACCAGGAGTTTGCTGGGGGTGGCCTGGCCGATATGGGGGCGCACCATTTTGATATTGCCCAGTGGGCAATGGGGATGGATGAATCTGGCCCGGTAGAAATTATCCCGCCAGAGAAAGGAACCAGCGGCTTGAAGTTTATCTACGCCAGTGGCGTGGAAATGGTCCACGGTGCCCAGGCAGATTGTGTCTTCATCGGCACCACGGGCACCATTCGCGTCTCGCGTGGCAAAATCGAAAGTGATCCGAAAGAAATTGTGGAAACACCCACGGGTGAGAAAGAGTGGCACGTCTATCCTTCAAATAACCACAAACGAAACTGGATTGAATGCATTCGATCCCGCAAGCAGCCGATCTGCACCGCGGAAACGGGGCATCGCTCGGCAACCATCTGCCACCTGGGCAACATTGGCTATCGCCTGCACAAACGCCTGAAGTGGGACCCCGTCAAGGAACAGTTTGATGATGCGGAAGCGAATAAGTTAACCAGTCGCGAAGTTCGAGCCAAGTGGGCAATCATTTAATCTCGGAGAAAAGTACTTACCCTGAAATCTCGCTACTCTTGGCACAATTCAAAAGTCAGCAAACCATCTTTTCAACGTTTCTTGCAGCCTCATTCTGATTTTCTGCTTGTCATCTGAATATGGATCGTGTAAAGATGGAGTATGGGTAAGATGTTGCCTGGCCTGGGACAATTTGTCCTGGGACAACGACCCACTTTATCTTGGGTATTACCTCTCACAGCAAGGAGTAAGCAGATGGCAGCAAAATTTGAAGTGAAGAAAAGTAAGAATGGCCAGTTTTTCTTCAATCTGAAGGCAGCAAATGGCCAGGTGATTTTCACCAGCGAATCATACGAAGCACGTGCTGGTGCTACCAAAGGAATTAATTCCGTGAAGACCAATTCAAAGAAGGACACCCGCTTTGAACGGAAAGAATCGAAGAAAGGGGAGCCTTACTTTGTGCTGACTGCCACCAATGGAGAAATCCTGGGTCGCAGTGAGATGTACAAATCCAAGTCTTCGATGGAGAAAGGGATTGCTTCGGTGATGACAAACGCACCCGATGCCCGTGTGGACGACCTGACCCAGGAATAATTCTGGTCAGACGGTTGGGTCAGCCACTGTGGGCGGGAGACTCTTCCTGCGACGGAACCGTTCCTGGATGCTGTCCAGCAGCGAATAGGTGACAGGTGTTGCCAGCAACGCCAGGAACAGACTGAGGATCTGCCCGCCGATAATTACTTTGGCCATACTGGCACGTGCCCCCGCACCTGGTCCCTGTCCCAGTGCCAGTGGGATCATTGCTGCCACCAGCATGAATGTGGTCATCAGAATTGGCCGCAGTCGCACATGGTTTGCTTCCAGGATGGCGGCGTTCTTTTCCATGCCTGCCCGCCGCAGTTCCAGGGTTTTATCCACCTGCAGAATGCCGTTCTTTTTCACAATACCGATCAGCATGAACAAGCCAAACATGGAGTACAAGTCCATTGGTTCGCGGAAAATAAAGAGCGAAAGCAAACCGAAAGGGATGGTCACAGGCAGTGCTGCCAGAATACTGACTGGGTACAACCAACTCTCAAATTGTGCGGCTAATACCAGATACATGAAGGTGATGCTCAATAATAGAGCAATCATAAAGTAATATCCGGTTTCACCAAGCATCTTTGCCTGACCACTGAAATTGATTTCATAGCCAGGGGGTAAATTCATTTCCTGAGCAAACTTCTGGGCAGCCTGCATTGCATCGTTCAGCGAAATTTCCTCAGGTGCGCCCAGGATGGTTACTGTGCGTTGCCGATCGAGTCTATCAATCTGGCTGGGCCCACGTTCTTCGTTGAAGTTGGCAAAGCTACTCATCTGCACACTGCCTGCCGTGGGTGATTGCAACGTAATATTGCCCAGCGATTGTGGGTTCACGCGGAAGTTTTTATCTGCCCGCAACCAGACATCGTATTGTTCCGTATCTTCCTTGTAACGGGAAACAATCTGCCCACCGACCAGTACATTCATGGAGTTGGCAATCGTTTCTACTGGAATGCCCAGGTCGCTGGCACGATCGCGATTGATTTCTACCTGAACTTCCGGTTTGCGTAATGATAAAGTGGAATCAATATCCTTCAACCCACCGAGAGTGCGAAGTTTTTCCATCATCGTCGCAGAATACTCTTCCAGCTTTTTCAAATCAGGCCCTTGAATATTCAGCTGAAAAACACGGCTGTCACCGTCTGGGCCGCCACCAATGACCGCGACGTCCATCACTGCCAGACGTAGTTCGGGATACTCTTCTGCAATTCGGCGGGCACGGAACATAATGTCGAACTGGCTGTATTTGCGATGCTCCAGGTCTTTCATTCGAAAATAGATCGACCCACGCGTCACATCGCCCTGGCCCTTTGCTTCGGTATTTCGCCCAATCGTGGTAAAGCGGTGGTTCACACCAGGCAATTTTCCAATGCGGTTTTCAATTTCATTAATGACGTTCTTGGTGCGTTCCAGCGTATACCCTTCCGGTGTGATAAAGCTGATCTGAAATTCCGATTGATCATCGCGTGGCACAAAGTTAAATCCAATCGCCATCGCAATTGGTCCGGTGGAACAGAAAATCAGGAAACAGAAAAACAACGTCAGAATACGGTGCCGCAACGACCACCGTAACATCCGGCCAAAGGCATTGTCAGTGAAGCGGTAAATCACCCCATCTTTCGTGCTTTTTTCACCTGGTTTTTTCTGTTCCAGCTTCAGGAAGCGGGAACAGAGCATCGGGGTTAATGTGAACGAAACGAACAGGCTCATGACAATGGCAAAGGCAACGGTTAAGCCAAAACTACTGAAGAAGCGCCCCACCATACCACCCATGAAGGCAACAGGCAGAAAAATGACCAGTAGCGATATACTGGTGGCAAGCACCGCAAGGGCAATTTCCTGCGTTCCTTTGCGGGAAGCGGTCATCGCATCCAGGCCATGTTCTTCCATGTGGCGGAAAATGTTCTCGTGCACCACCACCGCATCGTCAATCACAATCCCAATCGCCAGAATCAGTGCCAGCATGGTAATGTTGTTCAACGTAAAGTCCATGTAATTCATAAACAGAAAAGTGGGGATAATTGAAGTGGGTATTGCCATCGTGGCAATAAAGGTGGTACGCCAATCCCGAATAAAGAGCAGGATGGTGCCTGCCACCAGAAACGCTGCCAGAATAATGTGGAATTTTAC from Zavarzinella sp. includes these protein-coding regions:
- a CDS encoding efflux RND transporter permease subunit, whose translation is MTISDICIRRPVFTWVLAAVPVVLGIVSYFELGVDLFPKVDFPVVSVTANLNGMNTEAMETSVTKPIEEAVNSISGVDELRSTTREGSTQVIVQFKLEKDGDVAAQEVRDKVTAIVRQLPEGIETPIVNKFDLDAAPIITLAVSGKRDVKDITEIAKRKIQEPLQTISGVGAVFISGGRNRAINVYVDVELMSAHGLSIDEVQLALKRQNVEIPGGIVDQGQRELVLRTLGLIANPKEFNELIIANRKGIPIRLKDIGRVDDSIEEPRGESSLDGNKSVSLYIQKQSGANTVEISDAVQEKLEKIKKTLPPDITIETTQDQSRFIRDSMREVKFHIILAAFLVAGTILLFIRDWRTTFIATMAIPTSIIPTFLFMNYMDFTLNNITMLALILAIGIVIDDAVVVHENIFRHMEEHGLDAMTASRKGTQEIALAVLATSISLLVIFLPVAFMGGMVGRFFSSFGLTVAFAIVMSLFVSFTLTPMLCSRFLKLEQKKPGEKSTKDGVIYRFTDNAFGRMLRWSLRHRILTLFFCFLIFCSTGPIAMAIGFNFVPRDDQSEFQISFITPEGYTLERTKNVINEIENRIGKLPGVNHRFTTIGRNTEAKGQGDVTRGSIYFRMKDLEHRKYSQFDIMFRARRIAEEYPELRLAVMDVAVIGGGPDGDSRVFQLNIQGPDLKKLEEYSATMMEKLRTLGGLKDIDSTLSLRKPEVQVEINRDRASDLGIPVETIANSMNVLVGGQIVSRYKEDTEQYDVWLRADKNFRVNPQSLGNITLQSPTAGSVQMSSFANFNEERGPSQIDRLDRQRTVTILGAPEEISLNDAMQAAQKFAQEMNLPPGYEINFSGQAKMLGETGYYFMIALLLSITFMYLVLAAQFESWLYPVSILAALPVTIPFGLLSLFIFREPMDLYSMFGLFMLIGIVKKNGILQVDKTLELRRAGMEKNAAILEANHVRLRPILMTTFMLVAAMIPLALGQGPGAGARASMAKVIIGGQILSLFLALLATPVTYSLLDSIQERFRRRKSLPPTVADPTV